From Pirellulales bacterium:
TGCCCGCCGTCCGCGGCCTGCCGGTGGAAGACCGCACCAGCGAGTCGGCGCTCGATGAGCTCGAATTTGCCGACGCATTGGCATCGCTGCTGCCGATCGACGAAGCCCGCCGGATTCGCGGCGAGCTGCGCGAGTTGGGCGTGCGGGTGATCAAGCTCGGCACCTTGCCCGAACGCATGTCGTACGATCAGGACGTGATCGCCGTGGCGGCCGGCAAGCCGGTGCAGTTCCTGCTCGACAATCCGGACCTGATGCCGCACAACTTCGTGATCGTGCGGCCGGGTTCGCTGGAAGAAGTCGGCCTGCTGGGCGAATCGACGGCGCAGCAGCCCGGCGCGCTGGAGCGGCAGTACGTGCCGCCCTCGAACAAGATTCTCCTGGCCAGCCGGCTTTTGCAGCCCCGCGGCTCGCAACGTCTGACGTTCAATGCGCCGACCAAGCCCGGCGTCTATCCTTACGTTTGCACCTTTCCGGGCCACTGGCGGCGGATGTACGGCGCGCTGTATGTGGTCGACGATCTCGATCAGTATCTGGCCGGGCCGGAAGCCTATCTGGCGGCCCATCCGCTGGAAATCAAGGACGAGTTGCTGAAGGACCGGAGGCTGCGGACGGAATGGAAGTTCGACGAGTTGGCGGTGGCGGTCGAGGATCTTTCGTCGGGCCGTTCTTTCGGCGACGCCAAACAGATGTTTACCGTGGCGAGTTGCGTGGCCTGCCACAAGCTGAACGGCGTGGGGACGGAGATCGGCCCCGACCTATCGAAGCTCGAAGCGAAGTATCAGCCGGTCGATATTCTCAAAGAGATTCTCGACCCCTCGGCCAAGATCAACGAGAAATTCCAGACCTACACGTTCCAGCTCGATTCCGGTAAGACGGTCACCGGGCTGGTGCTGGAGGAGACGGCCGACGCGGTGAAGGTGATCGAGAACCCCTTGGCCAAGGCCGAGCCGGTGGTGCTGAAAAAATCGGAGATCGACCAGCGCGAGAAGGCGAAGACGTCGATCATGCCCAAGGGCCTGCTGGACAAGCTCACGCGCGACGAGGTTTTGGACCTGATCGCCTACATCGCCGCCCGCGGCGACAAGAGCAGCAACCTGTTCAAAGGCGGCGACGGGCACGAGCACCATCACTAATCTGGTATGGACAGAAAAATTACTGACAGAAAAATGTGTCTAACCGTGCGACACTGGTAGCAGAGGGGATCTCGCGCGTTGTGGATAATTGAGTTGCTCCGTCACTACCGCCAACTTGGTCCGATATGTTGGGATGACGAGGACCCCGGTTGCATATTACAGTAGATAAGGCTAAAGGGTGTTACTTCGGCCGCGCGCGATTCTCATTTTTCTGTCAGTAATTTTCTGTCTTTCCATGCCCGTTGCCGTCGACGCAGAGCTAACAAGGCTGTCCCAAGACCGTAGCCAGCTCCTGAATTATCTGCTTCTGACCGAGCTGGGGCACGGCAAAGTCGTGAACTTCCGCCCGCCAACGGTGCAACACGAATTCGTTAACACCGAGTCTGATTCGTCAAGACCGCATAGTGTTCGAGATCGACGACAGCCGGTGGCGTCCCGACGGTTCCGCATCATTCGACTTGCAACGAGGCTTGATTGCGATGCTGCGAGATGTGGGCGTGGGCCTCGTTTGCAGCTTTACAGAGAAGCCATTATCCACTGGTTGGGTGGGCACGCTTTGGCGCTGCGAGAAGTCGACGTCGTCGGACGTGCAGGCAGAATTGGCACGCATCAGATGACTTGTACGTCCGAAGGCGCGGGTATCTGCATCACGGCCCTCAAGCCACAAGACTTGGCGACGTTCGAGGACCAATACCACCGGCTCGCCGCCCATCTCGACTTGAATGCCATCCATTGGATCAACATTTCCCGCTCGTTGGTGACGTTTCACTCGCTTGACGGGAGGAAGCACAGTAACTAAAGACAGAAAGATTACTGAGAGAAAAATCTCCTGATCGGGGCGGCGATATCATCACGCCCGAACCAGGCCTCAACCAGCCGGATAAGGACGTTATTCATTGGGTGCTCGCGCTGGACTGTCGCGGCCTTGCAGCAAGAACAATATCGCCATGCTCGTGGCAAGGTGCGGGTCGTCTTCGGCGTGCCCGGTGCCTTTCCATGAGCCATCGAGCTGCTGCAAGTTGAGCAGCGTCTTCGATCCATCATCGAACCAGTCGTGCTCGCCGAATCTCGCCTTACCGGAAATCCGCCCGGCCTTGGCAAGTGCGAGCAAGTAATAGAATTGCCACCCCTGCCCGCGGATGCCTGGGTTCCCATCAACTCTGAAATTCCGCGCCAACCAGGCCGCCGCGTTTTCAATGGACTTGGCGGCCGGTTGGTCGGGCTTGTCTTCGCCCAACACTTTCGCCGCCGCGGTCACGCAATACAGCCCCTGGCTGGTCATGCTGCCCGTGCCGCCCAGACCGGGCTTGTATCCCCAGGAGCCGTTGTTGTTCTGCGTGTTTACATAATAATCGAGCGTTCGCCGCCAGACCGCGTTTGCGGTTTTTACGCCGACCCGGTCCGCTTCGTACAACGCCGCGACGGCGAAGGCCGTGTTCGAGTTGTCGCCCCGCGCTTGAGGGTAGCCCCAGGCGCCGGTGAACGGCCCCTGCTGCTTCTGCTGCAAGGCGAGCCATTCGACATTGCGCTCGATTGTCTTCCGATGGGTCTGAGGGCCAGCGGCGCAGAACACGAGCGTTTGAACTGCGGTACTGTAAGTCATGCTTGGCTGCAAGGGCCCAAGGTGAGCGAGTGTGAGCCGGAGGGAAGGATCGTCCGGTTTTATTCCATGCTTGAGCAGGGCAAGCGTACACAGCCCCGTGATGCCGCCGGGATAACCGACCGGATCGGGCCAGAAGCCGTCAGCCTTTTGTTGGCCTCTGAGAAAACGAATGCCACGGTCGATCGCCTGGTCGATGGCCGATGGTTGCTCGTCGTTGCCTGCCGCACCCGTCGCTGACGGACCGTCGGCGTTCGCCGCTGCGTCGGCGGACGGCGGTGGATCTTTTTCTTCAGGCGCGGTCGAGGCGTCGTCGGATGGCTGGCGGTCCGTGGCAGGCGGAGGCGATACCTCTCGTGCCTCAACGACAACCGGCGTATGCGGATTGCCGGGCATGGCCACCGTCAGCCGCTGGCCCGGCAACACCAGGCACAACGCGGCGGCGGCCATCAACCAGTAGCGGAGCGGCGTTCGGCTGCGAGCGGCAACGTTCGATCGCATGATGTGTTCGATTCGCCGTTGCGTGACGTCGGCCGCACGCATGCCCGGAAACGCCGGCAGCACCGGCGATCGCCGCTTCACACGCAGCACATCCAGCAAACATTGAGCATACGACGCCGGCGGGCAATCCAGCGCCGCCAGCACGGCTTCGTCGCACGAACGCTCTCGCTCTCGCGTGACCGCCCGGCAGATGCACCAGACGAGTGGATGGAACCACCACACGACCTGCGTCGCGAACTGAAACACGCCCACGTAAAGATCGCCGCGGCGAATGTGAATCATCTCATGGGCAAGCACCATCGCCAGGTCTTTCGTGTCGCGGCCGGCAAGCAACCGCAGCGGTACGACGACCGTCGGCCGCCACAGGCCAAACACGCCAGGTCCGGTCGACGTCGAGGTCACGACAACCGTTGGCCGCCGTCGCAAGCCAAGCCGAGCGGCGATTTCGCCCACCAGGCCCTCCAAGCGACTGTGGTCGGGGGCCGGCACCGCACGAATGCCGCTTCTCCATCGCCATCCATCGACGCACGCCCGGACCAGGAAACCGACGGCCCCCGCAAGCCAAGCCGTGAAGAACACGAGCGCCGTGACCGTGCGGCCGTTCATGGCTTCTGCTTGTGTCAACGGACGCGATGGAACATTCGCGGGCGCAGCGTCTGCGGTCTGATCGGGCCGTCGCTCCGTCGGTGAGGCTGCGATCGCAGGAGCACTCGCGGACGCCGCCAGCGACGGACCTTCGCGGGACTGCTCGCTGCTCGCCGGCGCCAGGTTGATCTGCGGCGGCCAACAAAAAATGCCGCCGTAACTGCTCCAGACGGGCGGCACCCAACATTTCAGCAAGACCACCAGCCCGACGAGATAAGCAAGCTGCGGCCGGCGATGGCATGCGAAGCGCAGGACCGCTGCGGCCAAGAGCGCCACCAAGGTCACTTGCCAGAGTTGCCGGCAGGCCAATTCG
This genomic window contains:
- a CDS encoding M56 family metallopeptidase, whose protein sequence is MTTDLHPIVELACRQLWQVTLVALLAAAVLRFACHRRPQLAYLVGLVVLLKCWVPPVWSSYGGIFCWPPQINLAPASSEQSREGPSLAASASAPAIAASPTERRPDQTADAAPANVPSRPLTQAEAMNGRTVTALVFFTAWLAGAVGFLVRACVDGWRWRSGIRAVPAPDHSRLEGLVGEIAARLGLRRRPTVVVTSTSTGPGVFGLWRPTVVVPLRLLAGRDTKDLAMVLAHEMIHIRRGDLYVGVFQFATQVVWWFHPLVWCICRAVTRERERSCDEAVLAALDCPPASYAQCLLDVLRVKRRSPVLPAFPGMRAADVTQRRIEHIMRSNVAARSRTPLRYWLMAAAALCLVLPGQRLTVAMPGNPHTPVVVEAREVSPPPATDRQPSDDASTAPEEKDPPPSADAAANADGPSATGAAGNDEQPSAIDQAIDRGIRFLRGQQKADGFWPDPVGYPGGITGLCTLALLKHGIKPDDPSLRLTLAHLGPLQPSMTYSTAVQTLVFCAAGPQTHRKTIERNVEWLALQQKQQGPFTGAWGYPQARGDNSNTAFAVAALYEADRVGVKTANAVWRRTLDYYVNTQNNNGSWGYKPGLGGTGSMTSQGLYCVTAAAKVLGEDKPDQPAAKSIENAAAWLARNFRVDGNPGIRGQGWQFYYLLALAKAGRISGKARFGEHDWFDDGSKTLLNLQQLDGSWKGTGHAEDDPHLATSMAILFLLQGRDSPARAPNE